The Thamnophis elegans isolate rThaEle1 chromosome Z, rThaEle1.pri, whole genome shotgun sequence genome contains a region encoding:
- the KAT8 gene encoding histone acetyltransferase KAT8: protein MAAAAGPGGGDTASSADEGGGERGSPPGSDSRRLGPGGREEEEAPRQGSAGGLGHQSRLSSSPPSREAEVTVEIGETYLCRRGDGTWHSAEVIQSRLNEQEAREEFYVHYVGFNRRLDEWVDKNRLALTKTVKDAVQKNTDQYMNELSEQPERKITRNQKRKHDEINHVQKTYAEMDPTTAALEKEHEAITKVKYVDKIHIGNYEIDAWYFSPFPEDYGKQPKLWICEYCLKYMKFEKTYRYHLGQCQWRQPPGKEIYRKNNISVYEVDGKDHKIYCQNLCLLAKLFLDHKTLYFDVEPFVFYILTEVDRQGAHIVGYFSKEKESPDGNNVACILTLPPYQRRGYGKFLIAFSYELSKLESTVGSPEKPLSDLGKLSYRSYWSWVLLEILRDFRGTLSIKDLSQMTSITQNDIISTLQSLNMVKYWKGQHVICVTPKLVEEHLKSAQYKKPPITVDSLCLRWAPPKHKQAKISKK, encoded by the exons ATGGCAGCGGCAGCCGGACCCGGAGGAGGCGACACGGCCTCCTCTGCGGACGAAGGCGGAGGGGAGCGGGGAAGCCCCCCCGGCTCGGACTCACGACGCCTGGGGCCGGGGGGgcgagaggaagaggaggcgccGAGGCAAGGCAGCGCGGGAGGCCTGGGCCACCAGAGCCGCCTGTCCTCGTCGCCGCCCTCTCGCGAGGCTGAAGTCACCGTGGAAATCGGGGAGACCTACCTGTGTCGGCGAGGGGACGGGACGTGGC ATTCTGCAGAGGTGATTCAGTCTCGGCTCAACGAACAAGAAGCTAGAGAGGAATTTTATGTTCACTATGTAGGAT TCAACCGACGTCTGGATGAGTGGGTGGATAAGAACCGTCTGGCCCTCACCAAGACAGTCAAGGATGCTGTGCAGAAGAACACCGATCAATACATGAATGAGCTTTCGGAGCAGCCCGAGCGCAAGATCACCCGCAATCAGAAGCGCAAACATGATGAAATCAACCATGTCCAAAAG ACGTATGCTGAGATGGATCCTACCACGGCAGCTTTAGAGAAGGAACACGAAGCA ATCACCAAAGTGAAATACGTGGACAAAATCCATATCGGGAACTATGAGATTGACGCTTGGTATTTCTCACCCTTCCCAGAAGACTACGGGAAGCAGCCCAAGCTGTGGATCTGCGAATACTGCCTCAAGTATATGAAGTTTGAGAAGACTTACCGCTATCACCTT GGCCAATGCCAGTGGCGGCAACCACCAGGGAAAGAAATCTACCGCAAAAACAACATCTCGGTATATGAGGTGGATGGGAAAGATCACAAG ATTTATTGCCAGAATTTGTGTCTTTTGGCCAAACTGTTCCTGGATCATAAGACCCTCTACTTCGACGTGGAGCCCTTTGTCTTCTACATCCTTACTGAGGTGGACAGGCAAGGAGCCCATATCGTTGGCTACTTCTCAAAG GAGAAGGAATCTCCAGATGGAAATAATGTGGCTTGTATCCTAACCTTGCCCCCTTACCAGAGAAGGGGTTATGGGAAATTCCTCATTGCATTCA GCTATGAGCTCTCCAAACTTGAAAGCACAGTGGGATCTCCCGAAAAGCCCCTTTCAGACCTTGGCAAGCTGAGCTACCGTAGCTATTGGTCATGGGTATTACTAGAGATCCTTCGGGATTTCCGAGGCACCCTTTCCATCAAGGACCTCAG CCAAATGACGAGCATCACGCAGAACGACATCATCAGCACTTTGCAGTCCCTGAACATGGTCAAGTATTGGAAGGGGCAGCACGTCATCTGTGTCACTCCCAAATTGGTGGAGGAGCATCTCAAAAGTGCTCAGTATAAGAAGCCGCCAATCACAG tGGATTCACTCTGCCTGAGATGGGCACCTCCTAAACATAAGCAAGCCAAGATTTCCAAGAAGTGA